In Deltaproteobacteria bacterium, the DNA window CGGGTTTTTGAGTTTTGGTGAAGCGGTGTGGGAGAGACGAAAATATGCCGATCACGCCAAGACGATTATTGCCGAAATGGACGAGAACCTGATCAGGTCGCGCGGCGATACTTTTCTCCATGTTTCAGAGGTTGACTACCTGGTTGATTCCACGGCGCCTCCGCTGGTAGAGGAAGAGATTGAACTGCTGGTCAATTGCGTCTCTTTGGAAAAGCAGGATCAGGCGCGCAAGACGATAACCCTGGCGAATCCCAGATCGCTGCGGCATTTTGTCGAAGCAATTGATGACATTGAACAGAACAGGATTGAGGTTCTCCTCGGCCTGGATGAGCCTGATGACGCTTCCAGGGGCATTGTCGAGCATTTGAAGACGATCTTACGCGATCGAGACACGATCCAGATGGGCATAGGCTCACCATCCAAGTTCATGATTGAGTTAGGGCTCTATGACAACCTTAATGATCTGAGCATCTTTAGCGAGATGGCCTGTCCAGGCATGGGTTTTCTGGTTAAACGCGGCATCGCCACCGGAAAGTACGCCACGGTGCACCCTGGCAAGGCCGTCTTTGCCGCCCTGTCCGGTATGCGCCGCGAGGAGATCCTCTGGGCCGACGATAATCCCCTCATAGAGCAGTACAGCTCAGACTATGTCGTCAATATCGCCAACGTTGCCAGGAACCAAAACATGGTCTCCATTAACAATGCCATCCAGATGGATCTTACCGGCCAGATTACCTGTGAAAGCCAGTTCGGCCCCAGGTTGATAAACGGACCGGGCGGGCAGATCGAGTTTCACATCGGCGCATTCTTCGCCCCAGGCGGCCGGGCCGTCACATTACTCAGGTCCACCTGGGCTGACGGGGCGGTTTCGAACATCGTCCCTTATCTGGATCAAGGCTCGCTGGTGTCCATTCCCAGGGTCTATGCCGATATGGTGGTTACGGAATATGGGGTGGCTGAGCTTCTAGGCAAGACTCACCGCGAGCGGACTAGAGAGCTGATACGGGTGGCTCATCCCGATTTTCGGGCCGAGCTCGAAAAGGCGGCTCAGGATATTTTTTAAAATGATTTTTGGAGTGAGGATTTTAGCGAGGAGTCAAATAGACCGGAGTAGGCCGAATGTTTGATACTTGTTGATTTTACTTTTCTCTCTTATCTGGACAAGACCTTGGAGGGCGAACCCTCCAAGGTCTTGTGCCTTCAGATTCCCAGAAGCCGCGTCACTTCTTCCCTGTGGAAAGCAGAATCGCCAAGGGCGACCTGATTGAACTTGGCCCGCTTCAGGTAGAAGTGCATATCATGCTCCCAGGTGCAGCCGATGCCTCCCATGACCTGAACGCCCGAGGTGGCGACGTTCCGGTAGGCGTCCGTGGCAAAGGATTTTAAGGCTGAGGCCGCGAGGGCGGCCGGGCCGGAGTCCTCCTCTTCCTGAGCCCAGACGGTATAATAAAGGAGGGACCGCGCGCTCTCAACATCAACCAACATATTCGCACAATTATGTTTAATAGCCTGGAAAGCCCCAATAGGTTGATTGAACTGATGCCGGATCTTGGCATACTCCACCGCGATCTCCATGGCCTTTTGAGCGCCGCCGACACTATCCGCGCCCAGGCCTATCTGGGCCCGCTGGAGCATTCGAAAGAGGGCGCCCCAACCTTTATGAACCTCCCCGAGGACTTCGTCTATAGAAATACAAACACCGTCAAATTTGACCTCACACTGCTTCCGCGTCCGATCCATGGTCTTCAAGGGAGTGATGGAGAGACCGTCGGCCTTGGTGTCAACCAGGAAAAGAGTGATCCCTTGAGCCGGATCGTCACCAGGCTCGGTGCGGGCCGCGCACACCATGAAGTCTGAGGTATGGGCGTCGGGCACAAAGAGCTTGGCGCCATTAAGGACAAAGCCGTCCCCTTCTGAGCGCGCCTCCATCTGTATATATCCCGGCTCCGGACCGCTGTCAGGCTCGCTAAGGGCCAGGGTCCCTCGCGTTTCACCCATGGAGATTTTAGGGAGATAAGCCTTCTTCTGTGATTCGTTCCCCGCCTCGATTATGGCTTCAGCCGCCAGCATAACCGTTGAAAAATAAGGGCCAGGCGTTAGGGCCCGCCCCATTTCTTCCAGTACGATGCAGAGGTCGGTAAGGCCCAGGCCGATCCCGTCATATTCCTCGGGGATGTGCATCCCCATCCAGCCCATTTCGGCCATTTTGCCCCATATTTCGTCCGTGAATCCTTGTTCATCTTCGAACATGTCACGGACATACTCGATGGGGCATTCGTTCTCAAGAAACCGGCGCGCCTGGTTTCTGATTTCGATTTGATCTTCGTTGAAACTTATATCCATGGGTTTAACTCCTTTCCTTATCCTTTAAAATCGCTCGCGCCATATCCTTGGGCAGACCCAGGACGCGCTCACCAACGATATTCCTCAAAATTTCAGCGCTCCCGGCTTCAATGGTATTCCCCTTGGCTCGCAAGAAGGTGTACTGCCAGAAGCCGTCATCCACGGTTAAGGCAGAATCCTTTATCAATTGATTGTATGGCCCTTCAATATCCATGGCCAGCTCGCTCATTCTCTGATGAAGCTCACTCCAGATGATCTTACCAATAGAGCCCTGGGGACCGGGAACCCCGTCTTTGATCACTTCACTGAGGCTTCTGAATCCATTATATTTAAGAACCATGAGCTCGATATAAGCCTGGGCCAGCTTCTGTCTGATCATGGAATCTTCAAGCACCGGTTTTCCACCGCGCTTCATATCTTTGGCCATCTTGACCATCCGATTAAATTCCCGCATGAATGAGTTGGCCACGTTTAAATCACCCATGACACGCTCGAACATCAGGGTGGTAAGGGCAATGCCCCAGCCCTTGTCTTCCTCACCCACCAGCATATTCACGGGGATTTTTACGTCGTCTAAAAATACTTCGC includes these proteins:
- a CDS encoding acyl-CoA/acyl-ACP dehydrogenase; the protein is MDISFNEDQIEIRNQARRFLENECPIEYVRDMFEDEQGFTDEIWGKMAEMGWMGMHIPEEYDGIGLGLTDLCIVLEEMGRALTPGPYFSTVMLAAEAIIEAGNESQKKAYLPKISMGETRGTLALSEPDSGPEPGYIQMEARSEGDGFVLNGAKLFVPDAHTSDFMVCAARTEPGDDPAQGITLFLVDTKADGLSITPLKTMDRTRKQCEVKFDGVCISIDEVLGEVHKGWGALFRMLQRAQIGLGADSVGGAQKAMEIAVEYAKIRHQFNQPIGAFQAIKHNCANMLVDVESARSLLYYTVWAQEEEDSGPAALAASALKSFATDAYRNVATSGVQVMGGIGCTWEHDMHFYLKRAKFNQVALGDSAFHREEVTRLLGI